The nucleotide sequence gcatataagcataaacaatggacacaaaactctggggggtgagggcatgtatgggtgtggggtggggggggtaatggtaagatatgtacacatataatacctcaatcaaaaaaaataaaataaaataaaaattaaaaaaataaaataaaataaaaaccctgaATTTATATCATCTACACTCTCACCACCATGACATTATGGtccaacattattttttttcatgtgctgTATCTTTTCCATTTTGTATTATGGATAATTATCTCTGCATATTACATTTAAGTAACAAAGTATAATTTACTTAACCAGTTTCATATATGGGAGAATTTAGATTGCTTCTAATTTTTCCCTCTAGAAAGTAATGAAGagtaatgatatatttttatgcaTACAGCTTTTTGCTACTCTATTAACAATCAACCTAATAGACTATTTTCACTATATGATTGCCCATGTATCTTCAAAGTTCCTCACTGTCCCATAGTAAACGTTTAACTACTTAGGCTGGCAACTTTACTCTTTATCTCTGCCTTTTGTTCTTCTCTTTACATCTGCTTCATAAAAAAGGCAGCTCTCTatcccacccacacaccctcccaccccatcagtttgttttcatgttcttccttttcttcttcttcttatccAATTCCACCATCCGCATCAAAATCCATCACCTAAGCCAACATATAACTTACAAAAATATCAGAGGGTCTCTTTCAGGTCACTTTTATTTAACTAAAATGATTTTATAGATAATAGATTAGTACATGCCATAGAGTTCACTTAAATAATTAGCTCTATACGTGTTTAAATAACTTTCTAGGCCCAACATGGAGGTGCCATGTTAGCAAACTAAAACTTAGATTCGCTTAGACAGTGTTTCATAGTCCAAAAAAGGCTGATCGTGTAGACACAGTCAACcaggtattttttatttgtctcttcCTTGTTCTTTATTCTATAAAAGATTTCTGCCTTTTCCATTTTGCAGTTCTTCTTCAAAGGATACTGTCCATTTCATGTAGTGTTAAAGTTTTGTTTGTACCAACTAAATTTACttctttaaccatttttttaaacaatgtatGATCATTAAGTAAGGACATAATAGTGGCAGTAGCTCAgtgttcaaaataaatatttttgttataaacaTATTTAGATCTTAATTATTCCAGTTTCCAAAAGATCACAATGCCAACTTAGCATGGCTTGCTAAATTCCTTATAAAACACAATCTGTTCACAACTAAATTAGCCACCTCTAAAATGTTAGCAAAGTCAAGGCAAATTTTCCCATTCCACAGTAAATAACATGTTAAGTCATTAACATTACATAGATATATGCCAGATAAAATGCCAACCGTCTAATTCATGATAAATTTACCGCTGTATTactaatagaaaataaagtacaTAAAACTCGACTAAATAAACCTTTGCATTTTGCATCCCATAATAGGCTATAAAGGTAGTAAACAAGACAAGCTAAGCATATTGACgttatttttactttaacattGTTCAATTTTGTGATCCAAATCAGTCTAGAAAtaagacccccccaaaaaaaaaaaaataatgagaataaaTTAAAGCTAAATACCATGGATTTTTAACATTCCCAactggtaacccattcattcaaAACCAAGGCAACTGTAATTATAACTTACCTGCAAATCCAGTCAATTTTAAAGACACCTCCCAACATCTTAGCATTCATTCCTGCTGGAAGCACCCAATGTATAGGAGATCCTCCATGATGTGATTCTGAAGAAAGTCTTGCAAATCCTAAGGGAATTAAAtcacaacatatacaaaaatgCTAATACAGGATAATCGATGTTTTTGTAtgtccaaattatttttattctttaccttgaaattttccactctctctgacaGAAAATATTAAGATAACACTCCTTGAAGATCTGAATGCAGCATTTAACTTCTTCTCATTTACTGGCAGTGTGGACCATACACCCTATATGAATGATGTAACAAAATCATATAGATTGTAATTAATGTAAATCTTTCATATTTCcagttatatttataaaaaactaaAACTACTACTATTATTGTACTTTAAATTTACGTAAGCTAGAATGAAAAAATCTCTTATCAGTTgtcaaaataatgtaatttttttttaacttgggaaaaatacatagaaaattacCAACCTTTGCAAAATCATTAAAACAATTAGAGAAACACATGTGGATGGGGGGTGTATTCAAATCTTATGGGCTagaattctatgtaataaaaataattccctacaaatattttaatatcatagcCATTtactatagtaaaaaaaaaaatgttgtttgaaGGTGAGTCACAACACATACATTTTTTGTCTTGAAAAACTGTgacaaaataactaaaaattattgTGAATCCATAAGAATTTCTGTCAAGTTTCTAGCATTTATAAGTTTTTCTACCTAAGTTCAAAGTTTTATGTATCAAGTTTTACTGAAAGAGACCTGTGTTCTTTACATAAAGCCAGAACATAATTAATTTCCATAGCATTTGAAGCAATTCTTTGTTATGAATGATTAAAAAGAGAATGATAAGGTCAAGCAACAGCTCTAATTCAGTTTAATCTGCTCAAACTAAATCTCATTCACACTAAATGCTTAATTCTGCCTAAATCCACTCCTTGGGTAGACCTTTAAACTAATTCTTCccttctaaaaataaaagcagctctCCACATCCACATAGAAATGAATTCTTTTCAAGATCTCAAGGTTTAAAACAAGTCATCAACATAAAGCAAAAACTGGTTAAAGAAACCTTTAAAAAAGTGTCAGTACAAATAAATTAGCAATTGAATATAGAAACAcaaaaatcaacagaaacacatctttTACAGTATAAAgtataatacatatacatacatattatttaatattGAATATCTGACTTCTAAAAtcataagatttattttaaatctaaaagaTTAAAAGGAAACTCAGATTACTATTAGATTGTCTAACCAGTACAAAGCAGACCCTAAGTGGCATTGGGCTCTGGACCTTTAAAGCTTTTATAAAAAATGACAGTATCTTATGCTAATCAATTGGAccttcccatttaaaattttcaagatTAGGATAATATCAACAGAACTGACACTAATACCTTAGCTTTGGCAAGAGATACATTCTCATGGTTGTTACTCTTTATGAGAAAAAATCTTGCATCTTGTAGGACATATTTGAGTTTACTCGTttgatctggaaaaaaaaaaagaaatccaaattgaTTAATGAGAGGTCATTATCATAAAAAGGAGTGTAATTAACTGAAATTAGCCCTCCACAAcccagataaattttttaaaattcatagtcATCCATTCAACCTGTAAAGCTAAGCCACAacacataataaaacaaaactaagaaaAGAACCAGCATTTGGCAAAATGGTAAACCTAATCCAGTGATGTTCCGATATATCAGATCCATATTTAAGTATGATAATGGCTACAAATTTTAGATTTCTTTCATCAGATTATTCTTTTAAAGATTAGTAATAGACTATTATGCtatcaaaaaatatataccatCCATTGTGCCCCAAAACTGTAACATATCCTGAATATGTTTACTATTGCTCTAAAAGACATagagtaaataaatgaacatgGAGCTCTATGtaagacattatttttttcattaatatatcAGAACATTACTACATTAAAACCAACTATTAATGAATAACCAATAAGGCAAAATAATGGCTTTATGCAGCATGCAATGAAAacaatttcaaatttaaatgatACCTTTTCGGACAGCACGAACGGAAGATGATAATTTCTCATGCTTCTTTTCTGAACCTGTATTTAGCCAAAGTACATTTGTTCAGATTGAGCTTTAATAGAGATAAGACAAAATTTCTACAGTCTTGTCACATCAAGTTCCCATTTAAGACAAATTATTCTTCCTGgcgcacccacacacacacaaaaaaaatacttCTCAATGTGTACGAGTGTTTTGCTTTTTGggttgtttggatttttttaaaatatgtatatttgaacAGTTTCCCCTCAGAAAACTAGTCACTGAATCATCATcttccaagaaagaaaaaaaaaagtgaaattccaCTTAAGCAGTAACAGaacaggattaaaataataagaaaaagctTAGTTTTCTCTAGAATTATTACACTGAACATGCCACCAACAAGTTCACACTAAACTACAGCCTCCACACACTTTCTACAGATTACATTAGAGTCAGTCAGATATAACTGCAAAAAAGGGTAAAATGAGAATACCTGCATATGACTCTGATGCAGAGCTTCCACTTCTATCAAAAACAATTGGAGAGATGCCTCGagctctctttctttccttctttttctcatctaaaaagaattcaaacaagattttttaaaacattacaacATAGGTATAGGTAGTATCATTATATGTTTTTGTGTAATGCCTAAATATTAATCATTGCTAATCTCTCTCCTGATGAGGTGTTTCATTTCAAAGACACTATTCAAAAACTTAAGAACACTTTGTTGTTTCTCCCCCaactccaataaaataaaaacacatgctCATAATTGTGAACCATTTATCCTATATATAAAGGTGGTCTCAAAGTTTTTCAAGAGGGGGTGGAAAATCGGCAAAGCAAACTCAACTTTTCTTTCAATATAATTTACTGTATTCCATTCTCTGTATCAGGTTCCACTGTTCTAGgccctctttttttaaagtatactatCAGGCTTCATCACAATTCCAACTCATTCTATCTTAGATGAAGTTAAGGTAACTTGGCCAGTGTCCCACAGTTACTCAGTGGTAGAAACTAGTTTCAAATGTATGTCCTGTACAAACCCTAAACTCTATTCTTATTGAGCCAATTTTCGATTTTTTGGCAAGATATTTTACTACTATTTTTGAAAGGGGATTCTATGTCTAAGATGAAAAACTCCAAGGACATCCTAAGTTCCTTttcttttagtttagtttagtgatgggcaaccttttgagcttggtgtgtcaaacttcgccaaaaaactgagcataactcgggtagtgtcactttgaggaaaaaacattattttgcaaatgtttcatcctcagcatgcggcagcctcagcggccgcgtgtcatcagaaatggctaagcgtgtcagtgctgacacgcgtgtcataggttcgccatcactggtttagttGAAGCATCTTTCCCTTTGTAATTTACTAATAACTACTTCTCCAAATAGATGTAACAAGAAGCTTATAAATGACACTCATTTTCCTACTTTAGAGCTGAAAGGGAGAGCAAAGCAGCACTTAATCGAACAATTACAAAGCCAAGCCAAGACCATTTATAGCTAGCAAGCCCGGGGACaaaattattatctatatatatgtaaaagcctaaacCACTGTTCGACCAgtagttatgatgcgcactgaccatcagggggcagacgctcaatgcacaggcatggaaacatggaacagactgatgaatctcagagggaagaggggcagagattaaccaaagatcttatatgcatactagaggcctggtgcatggatttgtgcaccagcggggtccctcggcctggcctggcctgtggggatcaggctgaaactggcagtctgacatccccaaggggtcctggattgcaagagggcacaggccaggctgagggaccccaccggtgcacgaatccgtgcaccaggcctctagtttcaaataaccAGCTATAGAGAAATGCATTTATTTCCAGGCTTGCTGGCTTTGAATAATACCTAATTCTGTGAATAGATTGAACCTTTTAGTATACAATGactgagaatgtgtgtgtgcatgcaaaaTCATCTCTTTCTAAAGTAAAGCATTTGTTTCATTCACTGACTACACATTCCTATATAGTGCCTTGCATACAGTAGGTAACAATTCACTGAATCAGTAAGACATCCACATGACACTAAAAAACTAAAacctccttaaaatatttttacatcatttctttcaaaaatcctagcatgtttttcatttttcctctgaatAGTATTTAAGCATCTAATCATTATGAATTGATCGCTAAGGATGATATATAtcttgttatttaaaaacaatactttAGAGGGGTCAAATATATGTTGATGGAAGGGGATTTAGTCTTTGGGTGGTGAGTATACTCATGCtatattataaagttgtacacctgaaatgtctacaatgttattaaccaattCTACCCAgtaaatttaactaaaaaaaaccTTTATGGTTCAAAGTACTAAAATGATCTCTCACaaagataatgaagaaaaaaaaaaaaataggagcacAAATGAAGTCCTGTCCAACTGTTTTTATGTAATGTTAAATCTACCACTACCATGAGAAATCTCCAAGcattcttcatcttttttttatataaataactcGCACTGCTCTTAAGTTTATGATCCCCTCTCCCATCTATTATTCTCAGGTCAAAAGAAcaatcagtaatcaaaaaaacCTTttagtgccctagccagtttggctcactggatagagcagtcagtctgctgactgaagggtcccaggttcgattctggtcaagggcacatgcccaggttgcaggctcaatccccagtagggggagtacagaaggcagacgatcaatgattctctctcatcactgatgcttctctctctcttctccccctctcccttcctctctgaaataaaaaatatatatttaaaaaaaaacaacttttaacaACTATCAAAGTGTGTCACTCTTGTAAAAAAAAGTTactaaaaaaataaggtaaaataaatagaaatctaAAAACTCAtggcacaaaaacaaacaaaaaacctcatggCACAGAAACTAAACTGTAATcccttgtatttaaaaaataacatcttcTAATCAAGAAGCCCCAAATCCACTTAATTAGTTATTTTGCACATTATAAAGAGAAACTACTCCATGATAAATACTAAGTATATTCTAAACACTCCTTAAAACATGTTCCACATAAAGGATCTTTGAAGGAAAATCTGCAAATTTTCCTTTAATAGTGAAAGTAAATAGTTCCAGGTATCTCTTAAGGATGGgtataggaaggaaggaaggaaggaaggaaggaaggaaggaaggaaggaaggaaggaaggaaggaaggaaggaaggaagggtcttCTAGTAGGTTTATCAAGGTTTTATAAAACTATTGGATACCATTCTATTTGAAATGCCTTCTctacaaaaatataaagtattattaAGTACCTTGCTACAGATGAGCATCATTTTAGAAACTTGTATTCCAATGTTTAGTACATTTTGTTTATGTAGCAGTCTGACAGAATCTTTAAATAAGACAGCTGTGAAAGTATAATCTTCATATAATCTTTATAGAGTGGCCAAAGCTCTTTTAAGTACCATGATCTCTCTTTGCTGAACTCGCTGAGTATCTCCCCAAACCACCTAACATTCCTACATTTACACTGCATGAATCAAATAAGGATAAAGTGGTAGGACTTGTGGTAATGAAGGAATGACCCAAGATGGCTCTTACCCAATCTCTCCACAAGAATTTTACACCCAGCCCTTTGGAGACCCTGCACCAGTCAGTCAACACAGATACAGAATTGAAAAAAAAGCTTGTGctcccaaaagaaaaagaattgtttCCATTTCTATTGCCACATGATGAAAATCTAAAGGCATTTAACACGGAAACATTTTAATACCTAGTGTGCAGGTGCCATATGAATATACTTCAAGTACATCAGTATTTAAATAAGCTGTTGGTAATATGAAAATCTAAGAATTTATAACATTAAGACATTAAGAAACAATTACACTTATGTTCATTTATAATATGCCAATCAAGCTAGGAAGGAAATGCCTTTACAAAGGTCTGTACAACTTAttcaaatgtatttataataCTCAAAAAGCTTATAATTAACTATAAAGTATCACAAGATTGTCTTATTAACATCCTCCATCTCCTCAAATATTTTATAACCCAATTGAAACATGTTCAAGAGTAAAACCAATcaggtcaattttttttttttaaaaagggcaaactTTTGTATACAAATATTACCTGATCCATCTGTGCCTGAACCAGATCTGACAGACCCATCTGTGAAGGAAACTGATTCAGAATCAGAGTCACTAGCTTCACTTCGAGTGTCATAAtcatttccctcttccttctgatcCCTCTCATCCTGTtcatattcttcctcttcttcctcttcctcctcctcttcctcttcttcctcctcctcctcctctccatcttCATCCACCTCTTCATCTTCCTCTGGGTCTTCTTCTacctcttcatcctcctccacATCTTCCACTCCTTCCTCTTCATTCTCAGTGTTGTTGCCTTGCTCATCagaagaaccactgctgccagtCTCATGGTCAGAGCCATATTCTTCAGAGTTCACCTCTTCCTTAGAAGACTGGCTGGATCTGCTTGCACGCCTATCCATTTCAAGCCCAATTCTCTgatgtttaaagaaaaagaaaatcagcagTCATATCACAGACAAGGTCAGAGTGAATAAATAGTTCTAAAGCCTCAAAAAGAATTGCTTTGTTTTATATCTGAAATAATATTTACTACCTCAGACCCATCTGGTGTAGGGGATTTGGTCCTCCTTTCAGGATCCCTTTTACGGAGACCAGGTTTTTCTGGTTGACTCTTATAAGGTTCTCTGGAGGCACTGCTTGATAAACGAATCTTCCGATCTGCTTCTAGACGTTTGTTTCTTTCAGACCTTTGATATTCCTCATTTTTATAATCTGTAACTGACTTTCCCTTTGTACTAACTATTCTTTTGTTATTGCTAACTGATGAGCTCAGTGGCTTAGAAATCAATTGTCTTGAATGAACAGAGGACTTTTGTCGTTTTACGTCAGCAGATTCCATTCtgtcactttttctttttgatccttaaaaacacaatttaaaatgatATACAAAAGTGTTTAAGTATTCCATTTATTTCACCAAAGATTAACAAATActatatatcagagaggaaaaaagcctcatttaaaatttcttctgaAATAATCTTATTCCAAAGTTAATCATAAAGAAAACATAGCTTTCAAACCTTGGAATAAATTCATTTACTTGGGATATTTCACACatttgaaggggaaaaaacacattACTCCTATTGATGTGGAATTAGGTACCTCTGTTTATGATTTTGCTTTGGTATTAATGCCTCAAATAAGTACAAAAGCAAAGTCACTTTCTTAAATTAAATCTCTATATACACTCATTTTAACAAAAAGAATAGAAACCTTACCCTTTTTCTCGTTTTTATCTTGTTCACTCTCTGGATTATACAGTTCATCATCCTGTTCTGGTACTTCTGTCAAAATATCATCTAAAACATTAAGTTCTCCATCTGAAAACAAGAAAATCAAAATAAGGAAAATCATTATcattaaagcatttattttcaaGTACTTACTATGTTGAGACTATGGAAGTATAAGAACATAATGCTCAAGAAGCTTTTATTTCAGGATGAAGACATAAGAGTAATCCTATAGTAATCTTTTACTATACAAGTAAAAGAAATGACAGAGCCTTACTCTACAAAGCCAAGAGTATATACCCCATAGGGTATGAAAGTATATACTGGGGTACAAAAAGCAAATGTCAGAACTTTTATATTTGTATCTCAtcctttaatttataaattgtgtAACTGCTTAAAATGTGCACAAATTATCATGGGAAATACATGTGTATAACTTATAAACATGCATTTATCAAGGATTCAGTATCCCCTGAATGATACTTATTAACTACTAAGAGAAAAGCTGAGTCCAGCATAATCAAGTAATCAAAGTTACTATAATCAATAATGGGTGGTCAAAGCAACATCATGGACTGCCTGGTACGGTGCACTGAGAATAGAACAATTCTGTGATAGTCCTAtgaaaaatgcaaaatttaaaCTTATGCATGAGGAAACATCAAACAAACCCAAATTAAGGTACATcaaaaaaatgtcaatgtcatgaAAACAAAGTActccagattaaaggagactaaagtGACAATACAGCACTTGATTTGAAACATAAGTGGGAAAACTAATAAATTCTAAATAAGGTCTGTAAGTTATAgtatcaatgttaatttcctgattttgacaGTACACATACTACATACAGTTCAGTAAAAGTCAGTCCTAATTTTTAGGAAATACATACTTAAGTTTTTAGGAACAAAGAAGCATCACATCTTCACAATGgacaattaagaaaattatttgtaCTAGTCTTATAGTTcttttgtttgtctgaaataatgttaaaataaacttgtgagaaaaaaattattgatgtGCTACACAATCAAAAAAGTTTGAGGCTACTGGTATAGACTATGAAAGTGTAACTCAGCCCaagtggcatggctcagtggttgagcattgacctatgaaccaggaggtcatggtccaattcctggtcagggcacatacttgggatataggcttgatctccagtagagtagggggcttgcaggaggcagcaattcaatgattctctcatcactgatgcttctctctccctctcccttcctctctgaaatcaataatgtgtatatatgtgtatgtgtgtgtgtgtataaatatatattttaaagcaggcgtcctcaaactatggcccgtgggccacatgcgggtgcttttgccgttttgtttttttacttcaaaataagatatgtgcagtgtgcataggaatttgttcatagtttttttttaaactatagtccggccctccaacggtctgaggaacagtgaactggctccctgtttaaaaagtttgagaacccctgttTTAAAGTATACCTTGTTCAGACAAGGAAACTACTGCTATAACTGACATACTATTCAGTGATCATGAAAACATACAATTTGGTTTTGTCACCCCATTCCCACCCTCACTCTGTCCAATAGGACAAAGTAAATCTTAGAAATACATGCTAATATTTAGTGCtttaaactgattttttacaATGGTCTTATTCCAGTATCAaaaattcttttcaaatttaagGTCTGATAAAGAGAAGTAAAAAGTCATGCAAACTAATGAGACAGAACAATTATATATCTATGGCTACAGTCAAAAAAGCAAAGCCCCTAATATAGCAAGGGTTATTAACTTGAGGCTATAAGCAGGTTAGATGGGATTCAAATTTCCCCAAAGGGTGACAGAAATCAGTGactgaagagaaataaaagttaaTGTAAGAGTgaataaggggaaaaaagcaaggTTAGGTAGAATACAGAAAAGGTAACACTGGAGTTAGACTTAGTTCCTATTTAAAAACATCTGAAAATTATATATGCCTGAAATGGCACAGCAACTGGTTTCTTTGGTGATAAAATACTTATCTGTACtttatcatttttctaaaatgaatatatact is from Eptesicus fuscus isolate TK198812 chromosome 2, DD_ASM_mEF_20220401, whole genome shotgun sequence and encodes:
- the YTHDC1 gene encoding YTH domain-containing protein 1 isoform X2; translation: MAADSREEKDGELNVLDDILTEVPEQDDELYNPESEQDKNEKKGSKRKSDRMESADVKRQKSSVHSRQLISKPLSSSVSNNKRIVSTKGKSVTDYKNEEYQRSERNKRLEADRKIRLSSSASREPYKSQPEKPGLRKRDPERRTKSPTPDGSERIGLEMDRRASRSSQSSKEEVNSEEYGSDHETGSSGSSDEQGNNTENEEEGVEDVEEDEEVEEDPEEDEEVDEDGEEEEEEEEEEEEEEEEEEEYEQDERDQKEEGNDYDTRSEASDSDSESVSFTDGSVRSGSGTDGSDEKKKERKRARGISPIVFDRSGSSASESYAGSEKKHEKLSSSVRAVRKDQTSKLKYVLQDARFFLIKSNNHENVSLAKAKGVWSTLPVNEKKLNAAFRSSRSVILIFSVRESGKFQGFARLSSESHHGGSPIHWVLPAGMNAKMLGGVFKIDWICRRELPFTKSAHLTNPWNEHKPVKIGRDGQEIELECGTQLCLLFPPDESIDLYQVIHKMRHKRRMHSQPRSRGRPSRREPVRDVGRRRPEDYDIHNSRKKPRIDYAPEFHQRPGYLKDPRYQEVDRRFSGVRRDVFLNGSYNDYVREFHNMGPPPPWQGMAPYPGMEQPPHHPYYQHHAPPPQAHPPYSGHHPVPHEARYRDKRVHDYDMRVDDFLRRTQAVVSGRRSRPRERDRERERDRPRDNRRDRERDRGRDRERERERLCDRDRDRGERGRYRR
- the YTHDC1 gene encoding YTH domain-containing protein 1 isoform X3 — encoded protein: MESADVKRQKSSVHSRQLISKPLSSSVSNNKRIVSTKGKSVTDYKNEEYQRSERNKRLEADRKIRLSSSASREPYKSQPEKPGLRKRDPERRTKSPTPDGSERIGLEMDRRASRSSQSSKEEVNSEEYGSDHETGSSGSSDEQGNNTENEEEGVEDVEEDEEVEEDPEEDEEVDEDGEEEEEEEEEEEEEEEEEEEYEQDERDQKEEGNDYDTRSEASDSDSESVSFTDGSVRSGSGTDGSDEKKKERKRARGISPIVFDRSGSSASESYAGSEKKHEKLSSSVRAVRKDQTSKLKYVLQDARFFLIKSNNHENVSLAKAKGVWSTLPVNEKKLNAAFRSSRSVILIFSVRESGKFQGFARLSSESHHGGSPIHWVLPAGMNAKMLGGVFKIDWICRRELPFTKSAHLTNPWNEHKPVKIGRDGQEIELECGTQLCLLFPPDESIDLYQVIHKMRHKRRMHSQPRSRGRPSRREPVRDVGRRRPEDYDIHNSRKKPRIDYAPEFHQRPGYLKDPRYQEVDSFTNLIPNRRFSGVRRDVFLNGSYNDYVREFHNMGPPPPWQGMAPYPGMEQPPHHPYYQHHAPPPQAHPPYSGHHPVPHEARYRDKRVHDYDMRVDDFLRRTQAVVSGRRSRPRERDRERERDRPRDNRRDRERDRGRDRERERERLCDRDRDRGERGRYRR
- the YTHDC1 gene encoding YTH domain-containing protein 1 isoform X1, with the protein product MAADSREEKDGELNVLDDILTEVPEQDDELYNPESEQDKNEKKGSKRKSDRMESADVKRQKSSVHSRQLISKPLSSSVSNNKRIVSTKGKSVTDYKNEEYQRSERNKRLEADRKIRLSSSASREPYKSQPEKPGLRKRDPERRTKSPTPDGSERIGLEMDRRASRSSQSSKEEVNSEEYGSDHETGSSGSSDEQGNNTENEEEGVEDVEEDEEVEEDPEEDEEVDEDGEEEEEEEEEEEEEEEEEEEYEQDERDQKEEGNDYDTRSEASDSDSESVSFTDGSVRSGSGTDGSDEKKKERKRARGISPIVFDRSGSSASESYAGSEKKHEKLSSSVRAVRKDQTSKLKYVLQDARFFLIKSNNHENVSLAKAKGVWSTLPVNEKKLNAAFRSSRSVILIFSVRESGKFQGFARLSSESHHGGSPIHWVLPAGMNAKMLGGVFKIDWICRRELPFTKSAHLTNPWNEHKPVKIGRDGQEIELECGTQLCLLFPPDESIDLYQVIHKMRHKRRMHSQPRSRGRPSRREPVRDVGRRRPEDYDIHNSRKKPRIDYAPEFHQRPGYLKDPRYQEVDSFTNLIPNRRFSGVRRDVFLNGSYNDYVREFHNMGPPPPWQGMAPYPGMEQPPHHPYYQHHAPPPQAHPPYSGHHPVPHEARYRDKRVHDYDMRVDDFLRRTQAVVSGRRSRPRERDRERERDRPRDNRRDRERDRGRDRERERERLCDRDRDRGERGRYRR